From the genome of Fusarium fujikuroi IMI 58289 draft genome, chromosome FFUJ_chr06:
ATGCGCTCGCCAACGTCATGGAGGACTTTGTGGAGGTCTTCGCCACTGAGCTCACTCCTTTTGCCGTAGCACTTAGTGAGCAGCTCCGAGACACTTATATGAGAATTGTGcgcgagcttctcgagaaggagagcaaggttggtgatgacgGCGAGCTCTACAACGAGTATGACGACAAGAGCATTACTGCTCTGGGTGTCCTGCAGACTATCGGAACTCTGATCCTCACACTCGAGAGCACCCCTGACGTCCTGCTCCACATTGAGGCTGTCCTTATGCCCGTCATCAAGGTTACCCTGGAGAACAAGCTTTACGATCTCTATAACGAAGTTTTCGAAATCATCGACAGCTGCACTTTCGCCGCCAAGTCTATCTCTCCCACTATGTGGCAGGCCTTTGAGTTGATTCACACTACTTTCAAGGCCGGTGCTGAGTACTACCTCGAGGATATGTTGCCTGCTCTGGATAACTTTGTCCAATTTGGTGCTCCCCAGCTCGCCCAGAAGCCCGAGTACACTCAGGCCCTTTACTCCATGGTCGCTGATATGTTCACCGACAGTATTCAGGGAGGTGTCGAGAGGATATGTGCTTGCAAATTGGCCGAGGCCATGATGCTTAGCTTGAAGGGCCAGATTGATAGCTGTGTCGAGGGTTTCATCAACATTGCCATGAGCATCCTCGCCAACCAAGATGTCAAGGTGAAGAGCTACCGCATCCATCTCATGGAGATGGTTATAAACTCGATCCATTACAACCCACTTCTCACCCTTcaggttcttgagaacaAGGGCTGGACAAACCGATTCTTCAGTCTCTGGTTCGGCAGCATGACTTCTTTCACCCGTGTTCACGACAAGAAGCTTTGCATTGTTGCCATCTCAGCTCTTCTTAGTCTGAACCCTGAGCATGTGCCATCCAGTGTCTCCGTTGGCTGGCCAAGATTGCTTCAAGGCATTACTGAACTATTCCGCTCCCTCCCTGCCGCTCAGAAGAGTAAGTTTCATATCCTTTGTGCCATTGGGTTACAGCTAACAGATGACAGATCGCGATGAGGCTCTCCGTGATGACTTCCACCTCGAGTCCACTTATGACTatggcgaggaagatgagtgggatgacgacgaggcCAACTGGAacgctgaggaggaagaggagacagGCGAGACTAACGAATCCAAGGACGAGAGCACTGCTTATCTTAACTTCTTGAACGAGGAGGTATGTATAATCCTACGCAATCGCCAGGATATAATGCTAACGAAACCAAGGCCCAGAAGTTTAGCCGAgcgattgatgatgttgaggaggacgatCTTGGCGAGGactctgttcttcttgagtcGCCacttgacaagattgagCCTTATCAATTATTCCGCGGCACTTTAATGAGTGAGTCATTCCTTTACTCGTTGTTGGACATTGCTGACTTTGATAGAAATGCAACAAGAGCAACCCCAATTCTACAGCAGCCTGGCTGGACACCTCACAGCTGATGATCAGAATGTGATTCAGTCCGTAATGGTCAAGGCCGATGAGATCGCGGCACAGCAGGTGCAGCAAGCCCAGCAAGCCCAGCTTCTCGCTCAACAACAGGCTGCTGCGATGGCGGCCAACCTCAGCGCCCCTAACGGCGGTGCCAGCTAAAGGATGGCTGTTTGAAGGATGTCGTACACGTATCACGAGTGACCTGAGTTATTGGAGTTGTTTCTGCCCCCATTTTGTTATATCCCTTTCCTCGTTCATGTCAGGGCAGGAGTAAAGATTCCCCGGAGACGAAGAAATGTGTTGAGCCCATaccaaaagaaagagatttAGAACGTGCAAACAACGATGAGCCCACCTACTGGAGGACTCCCTTCCAAAGAGTGCCGTGGGTATGATTGGTATAGGGGAGCTGGATTGCGAAGCATTTTATGAGGGTGTCTTTTTGGCGGGAAATTTGTGCTGAGGAGAAATGAGAAAATGAgccgacgacgacgagacTGCGGATGAAGCGAGCAAGAGATCCATTTGATTTGAGAGTGCAAGCTGAGAtaggacgaagatgacagtCATGAGACAAAAAGGAGAGGTGATCTCTTGAGCTGAGCAGTCACGGTTTAAAggtaaacaaacaaacaagtAAATACAATCGATAGTTCCATCTTTGGTTCGAAACCATCGTTTATCCTCACTCTGCCACATGATCACATAGACAGCTTTCCTCAGATGCGCTGAAGGGGTAAGTATGCTTCTCCCCCAGTGGTACAACGCAGAAACTTAGCTTATAACGGCAATTAGAGATGatagaaaaggaagagataaTTTTTGGTCTCGTAATGTTGAATATGACAGGAAAGAATAGGCTGGTATTGTACTATTGGTGAAACAAGTAGGTTCGTCGAACTTCTCCAAAGACTTGAGTCAGTCTGTCATTTCCCGTGGGCAGTTAACAATAAGGGCCTACCTCCTCTCCTTAGGTAGATTGGTAGGTACTTTTCTCTTTGGCCGAGCCATTCACAACAATACCCTCTCTTTGATACCGTCTTCAATACTCTGTTATACAAGGTGGTCGTGGTGGAACCGAAGATGGATTTCCTAGCCTGTCATCCCGCCAGTGCGGTTGAAACCTCAGGGAGGGATGTGAATGGAGAGCTCGAGTCTTGTATTCATGTCGAGGGAGCTTCTGACGATGAATTTGTGTTTGTCATTGGGATCATCTCGGATGAGTCGCACGTAGGCGAGGCTAAGGGTTACGCTGGAGGAGACATCTGTAGCAAGGTCGGTAACTGAGGCTAAGGAGGGACATGTCATTTCTTCAGACAGTGAAGAATTGGAAGGAATTAGTCTATGTTTTCTACGAACAACCCCTAATATTGCGTGGGGTTTGCCCACAGTCTCTCAAAGATTGGTTTGAAGCCGTCATAAGTCTTGTACTTGGCATTGAAATCTCGGCAGCATATTCAACGAGTTGCCGCCGTTTTCTCAAGGCCTACTGACATAACACGACCTGTAAAGTTGCAGATCAGCTCTGGTATTATTAGTTGTGGCAAGACGATTGTGCCCTCTTTGGCCTAGGAATCAACCGGCTTACAAGATAGGTTTCGATGACTGAGTTCTGCATTTGTGAGTATTTAAGGCTGGGCAAAAACAAATGTTCAATCTTGACGAAGGCTTTTTCTGTTTACGTCACAAcatcttttttattttctagTCGCCCGCTCAGCTGCTTCCAGGGCTGTCTTGATAACTTCGTCCAAGAATCTCTCATTCTCGATTCCAACACTGATTCGTACCAAAAGCTCAAGGATGGACAACAGTTTGAGACATGCACAAATACCTggcttcagccagccactaTAATAATGAGGGCCAATGCGGGCGATTTACACATTGCCGATCTGAAGTGAGATCGCAGCCATGCATAGGCTATCTGTCGATCCATTAGGTATTGGAGTATGTAGTTTCTATCAGCCGCATCGATTGTGCCTTGCTTTGTTGCTTGTGAATCAATGTTCTTATGGCATTGATTTTTGGCGGTGAATAACAACTACTGTAcctattctatatattacttaaagtgCCAACATACGCACCAACTCTGAGCCAGTCTTGAAAAGCAAGCTCATTCACGAATCATCTTTCGTAGCTTGGACTCGTCGTCAATGCATGAAGGCAGAAGCGTAAACCTCCTGCATAGTCTAGGGTATCCTAGTTGCAGTGTGGGAGATCTCATCAATGTGAATGCCGTAATGCAGGAGCGATTGACAGGGGTGCCATGAATACCCCGAACCAATCAAATCGACCGTCCCCTACAGCTTTGGGCTATCTTAGCGGTCGGCGTCCCCCGCTCAACGCTGCGGCGGCTCCCGTACGTCACCCGGATTTGGAGGAGGACAGGTACGACGAGGTCTGGATTACCTCCTCCTACTTACCTAGGTCAGGCAAGTGCAGGTCACACCGTCTCTCACCTCCCCTCATCTTATCAAagacaaacaacaaacagcAAACAACTCCTCCTCCTATTCTTCCCTCTTACCAATTCATCATCCTACAAAGCGCCTTTATCTTTTTAActccttcaacatcaatTGAAACCTTGTACCAACTGCAATAATGACCACCCGTTACCGTGTCGAGTGTAAGTTAAGCCGTCACTAACCCCACCTCAAGCCTCCCTTCTTGTTACCCAAACACTCATGGTTACACAAGCTCACGATAGTAAACAGATGCTCTCAAGACACACCGAAGGGACCAATTTATTGGTATGTTGGACTATACTTGTCCCAGATATCACGAACGGCATCATACACTACATAGTCCTTCTAATTCAACATCTTTCCATTTCATCCCCGCATCACATATCCCACCATCCACGCCTCAGTCAGACTCAGCCAGCTAACTCGAATCGCAGAATGGGTCAAGGGTCTTCTAGCTGTCCCTTTCGTTCTCTACTCTCAGCCCACGGGTGTTTTTGGCGATGGACCTAGTGTTACTCAGATGGCCGAAGAGGCTCACCGCCGTTACGCTGAGATTATGCGTGACGTTGAGCTCATGATTGATGATCACAGTAAGCCTCCGTACTCACCTTCATAGCAAACATATCTGATCCCCAAAAGTTAGCCGTCAGCAAGATGATACCATGCTCCCGTCCAAGTTGCGGATGCTGATTCCCACTGCGGGCCCTTTCTTCACCCGCCTGCCCCTGGAAGCAGCTTTCAAGTATCAGGACAGAAAACGGTACATCTCTTCACGAAGATTCGTTGCTCCATCCTTCAACGATGTCAGACAGATCCTCAACTCAGCCCAGTCCATGGCTGTTACGAATGGGTCACTGCAGTTGGCCAcgtttgatggtgatgtgaCCTTGTATGACGATGGGTTCAATCTTGAGCCATCGAGTCCTGTGATTCCCCGTCTCCTCGGTAAGATGGTGCTCAAAAAGTCAAAACAGTAAACTAATGTTCATCAGACCTCTTACgaaagaacatcaagatcgGTATTGTCACGGCTGCTGGTTACACTTCTGCCGACCGATACTATGAGCGCCTTCATGGATTGCTTGACGCAATTACGGAGTCGACTGATCTGGATCCTATTCAGAAGCAaaacatcgtcatcatgggAGGTGAAGCAAACTACCTGTTTGAGTACTCACCTTCTTCACCCTACAAGCTCGCCCCTGTCCCGCGCACTCAGTGGTTGACACCTGAGATGGCCTCATGGTCGGATGCCGACATTACAAGATTGCTGGATGTTGCCGAAGGGGCCCTTCGCGACTGCGTCAACAACTTGAACCTGCCTGCCATGATCATGCGCAAGGACCGTGCTGTTGGTATTATCCCCAAGACGCCGGGTACTCGCATCGCCCGTGAGAGCCTGGAGGAGACTGTTCTCGTTGTTCAGCGCATCCTGGAGCTCAGTAGTCTCGGATCCAGCGAAGAGCGCCCGACCAAGCACCGACCCAACTCTCCTCCAATTCCACCTTCAGTGGCGAGCCAATCACGCCGCGTGCCATTCTGTGCTTTCAACGGAGGTAATGATGTGTTCGTCGATATCGGTGACAAGAGCTGGGGCGTGACTGTTTGCCAGCAGTGGTTTGGTAGCAAGGAGAATGGTGGCGCCATTCGCGGAGAGAACACACTGCACGTGGGCGATCAATTCCTGAGTGCTGGGTCTAATGACTTCAAGGCGAGAAGTGTTGGAACAACGGCCTGGATCGCAAGCCCAGCCGAGACCGTGGAGCTGCTCGACGAGCTGGCTGATCTGATGCAAAAGAAATTGTCTTGATTGCAAGGAAATTTCGGCTTTTTGCATGGAAGGTCTCTCTTGGGTATACCCTGACGCTCGATCATGTCAGGGGTAGATTGGCTGTTACTCGAGGAGAGTCTCGGTTATACGTGGACCTTCGCCTTTAAACGTGGCATCGGCAGCAAGCCCGTCGACGTCCCGGCAACACAGGAGATTGATCCTCGTCGACTTATGTTAGGACGAATGACAGAAATTGCTGACGGATTAATTACTTGGTTGGCCTGACACCTCACAGACGTCATACCATGCTGGTTCTATCAGTTACATATCTTGATTAATCTTTGAGCCGGGGATAATGATGGGATCAAGATCAGTGAACTGTGTTTATTTATGGGAATACTCTATGTTGGAGTTAGACATCTACCAAGACTTCTGAATACAAATACCCGCCGGATCTCACTCTATCCTGAACGTCTTTCATCATTGTCGCTCAAATAATACCCACCAACCTCTCTGATGCTTTAGCAGGTGTGCAAGATTAGGATTTCTGATACCATTTAGAAACCTGATCATACTGACTCTCCACATCAACACGAGATATAAGATATTGGCATTTAACAAATATGAATCTTATTCTTGAAGCTCCTGGCAACTTATAGAGATTCTATTACAGAATAATACAACTCAGTCTCAAccaattaatattaaaaacCCTATCGTCTGTCCGGTGTGGCAATCATAGAGCTCAATTTGAACCTGATCTCTAAGCAACATCCGGTATGGTGTAGTGGCTAACATTTCGCGCTCTCAACTTACAGCTGAGGGATCAGTTCCGcggagcccagggttcgattccctgtacCGGAGTTTCTCTTTTGCATTTTTTACCTTTTGATCTTGAATGTTTTGTTCTATATCTATCAGCCATATATGCAAATCATGTCACTTTGATACCATTTATTAACGTATGGATGAACAGTCCGTCTTGCTGTATCTTCTTCAGATATATGATGGAAAAAGTACTGCCTGGTGCTGCGAGGCGTGAGTACGAAGCTTCAGAATGTCATCTATCTCTATCAGTTCACGCATACAACCAACTCATTTCGTTCGACATACCAAGTGTGGCAAGCATCTCAGTAAACTCAGTTCTTGCAAGTGTCCTCTGAGAggaacaacatcaagacacTTCACATTTTCCAATAGTCATCAGGCGAGAGTGCATGGTCCTTTCTGACAATGAAGCTTCCTTGACCCACGAATATTGCTCACGGCAGCTCGTGCAAGAACTAAAGCTGATGATACTGAACTGGTGATGCAAGTATTTTGACTTTGTAAATAATGTATTAGAAGATCCGAAAGCTCGAACGCGGTAGTTATCCCAGCTTCAacacaagcaagcaaagGCCTGTTTACAAACCCGCATGAGCACAGTCAAGATGCGGGATTCCTCAATGATAAATCCTGTCATGACCGTATGGAATTATTGAGGGGCTTCTCCCCAATGGAGTGTTACCACGGACGAAGGTCCGGTTATAACCCGTCTTGGCCACGTCAACCGCATATTAGCCAAGATTGTGACACTGGAGGAGATACGCATACGGCAAGCAAGCAGCAAACATATCGTGTCACAATCGGCTATTTGAGCCAACAAGAGACAGTGACTAGGGGAATGTACAAGAATTATGTGTAAGATAATAGTATCTATGTACTGCCCGGTAGTCTGAGTACATTCTTGTGAATGGGGGCGTAAGCTTACACGTATCGCGCGCATGTATACATACATTCGCCTTGGCAATGCACTGTTGAAGCAGGTAACTTAGGTATCAGGCTATATAACAAACATGACTTCCCTTGTTTCTCATTCTGTCTTATTTCTTACGTTGGATAAGTGAGGCCACGTGATATCATCATATAGTCTATTCAATTCAATTCCCGCAGTTCAGTTCAATTCAGCTCAGCCCAGGTTGGTGGGCTGGTTAGTTGGCTGGCTTATTTATACCGAGTTAGCTcccttcagcctcaagccaTTTGTGTTTGCTCCATGGACTTCGCTGGAGGACTCAGCTCTGACGAGATTCGCCGAATTGATCGAATAATGGATTTGGAATGGATGGAATTCGCCGAAGGTTGGGAGTGGCATGCACTGAATTATGTGaatcctcttcctcctatGATACCTTACCCATCTTACTGTGTCAGTCGTCGATGTGGATGGTGTCGCTTTTCGATCAAGCCCGGCGACCTCATCACAGCCAGTCAGTTACACAGCCTCTGGACGTCAATAATCAATACTAATTCTATCAAAGGAGCATCTGGTGGCACTGAAACCGTTGCCTTTGAATCGTGCGATTCCTTCAACGATGAAAAGTTGCATGCAACTTTCAGGCGCTGCACAAGTGATCACGAGTCATGTGCAACAATCGGATATCACGTTGAATGCTCCGAGATAGCTTCATCATTCGGGCTTGATAAGAGAGCCTTTGTGCAAGTTGCTCGATATTCTTACGAGCCTTCGGTTCAACAGGATGAGCGGCGACGGGAGTGGATTCTGAACCACTTGCACCAGATCATGAGTGAAAAGTTCGCAAGTCTACCACCAGAGATACTGCTTATGATATGCAAAAATCTGGTCCTTCACTATGCGATAGCTTCACTGTCTCATGTCTCTCGGTCGATTCAATGCACGATCGAGCCATTGAAGGATGTATGGGCTACTCATTTCGACCTGGACGGAATTGAGTATACAACTTCCTTGTCGAATATGCCCAAGCCCGGGAGCAGTCTACTCTGGAGGGAGGTCGAGGGCCAGCAGGAGAACTATCTTTTCATCTCAGAAGATCATCTCGGTATTCGACAGATCGTTAACGATCCTGGAGCTGTTACATCGGTACAAGGTAGTTCAGGCTGGTGGCGAACACTCCCGATCACCAGCAAAGTCCTCTCATTCTCTGATGATGTAAGTTTTATGCCTCTGATCCTGAATTATAGTTCTAATGTCAAGGCAGGGCCTCAAATTGCGCAGTTTCGCAGCTGCTCCGTTGAATCCCACCATTTGTTGGCCATATCCTATGACCCCAAATGCAATGAAGAACATGGCTTATCACGTCACAAAAGACTCATCTTCAAGTCTCGGTATGACTATCGAAGCTCAAATGGTGGCTTTGGAGTTCAACGAACCTGAGATCACGGGATACTCTGCTTGTTGGTACAAGGACCAGCTGGTCGATCTTCATACGCACAAGGCTGAAGAGTCCTTGGCTTTTTATCGTGAGCTGGACGAGATGGCGAAGCAAAAGTTAGCCAAAGAAAAGTCAGACGATTCGACCACAAGCTCATCCCCTCATTGGACGTACCATCCGTTGAATCTGGGAGAACGTGTTGAACAAGTCTGGTTGCGTTCAAGAAAGGAAGCCAGCGAAAAGGATACAACTGAAGACGAAAGGCGACCAAAGACATCAGATACTGCCACAGAGGCTGCGATATTGGTATGATTCGATACACCGCGCCctcctgaagcttgaagctgaCTCGTGTTAGCTGGTCACTAATCAGTCGCGAACACTTACCATaggaagaagcagctcaCCACGCAGCGAGTGGAAATGCATAGCCAAAGAATCAATGGAAAATCCAATGATAGTCTACTTCAGCCCTCGTCTTGGTGGCATTTCTTTATTTGCATCACCCACTGTGAAAGGAAGTGACAAGGAGACCTTGCCAGCAAGACTAGCACACGAATCCGAAACAGATCTTGTTCAGACCTCAGAAGTCTCGCTCGATGCTGTGAGAGAGGTTCAGATCTGCAGAGAACAATCTGAGAAAGTGAACAGTTCAATATCTGGTCTCTTGTTTCTATACAAAGATGGAAGTCAGGCATGTATGGGCAAGTTTCGCTTCGATCATGCGAAAGAGATTGTGTCTGTTGCCGATTCTACGCGCTTCTATCTCGGCACCAGATACTTGGATCAAGGGAACCAAGTCCTGAGAGAGTTCTGTTTATCGAAGCCAGAGTATGAGGATGAGCCACTGGAGTGGAAGAGTACTCTGTGGAAAGGAAGTTTGCCACGGGAGATAATGCTATTGATGGGCAATCAGATGGGTTTGCTGAATATATAATGATTGACTATCTCAATACGTACATAAacaattaattaatacctcGCTCGTCTCTTTATGAGTAACacgagatgatgacgaggagagagagagaaattAGGGGGCCCAAGAAGAATTCCATATTTTGACCACTGATCGGTAAGTTTATGCAAGTCTAGCCTAATATCTCTGTATCGTTCCATTGTTATCAGGGGATCGTTGATTAATATCAGAATTGGGTAGAATCACATGTTGGAAGCCTCGAGACGTGCGTGTTGCAATTACGTCAATTGCTCGTAAACGGTGTCTCAAGGTGACGTTAGCCACAGCATAATGACAATGAGACTGCAATAACTTTCCTATCCAACTTGACAATTATCTATTAATGACCATCTCTCTATTGAAATTGGTGTCTACATTTTCTAGACTGCCTAGGTAGAAACAAAAGTGCTATCAACATGACTGAGTCCAACAAACTTAACAACGACCTCACCGAAAGCACATACGTCAAAGTGTGCTCAGATCATAGTGAAACACAGTTAAGACAGACAGTGACCTCTAAATACAAGGGCGAAAAGCTCAGCCCTCTCCAGAAACACGTTCAATTCTGGGACCGCGACAATGACGGCATCATCAACCCATGGGACGTCTACAACGGCTTCCGCGAGCTCGGTttcggcctcttcttctcaaccggctctcttctcatccccaTCTTCTTTTCATATCCAACACGGCTCGGTCATAGTTGGCTCCCTGACCCCTTGTTCCGCATCTACGTCAATGACATCCACAAGGCCAAGCATGGCTCTGATACAGGCATCTTCGACTTTGATGGAAACTTCAGCCCCGAGAGATTCGAGCAGATGTTTCAGAGGTTCGATACATCAGGCGATAGAGGCTTGAATGCCGATGACCTGTGGAGATTATGGGCGAAGGATCGTTGTGCAGCAGATCCAGCTGGTTGGACCTTTGCTTTCATGGAGTGGTGGACAACATATGTGCTTCTCCAAGATGACGGGGTTGTGAAAAGGGATGACCTGAGAGCCTGTTATGACGGAAGCCTGTTTTGGAGGATTAAGAACGAAAGAGAGAGACGCAGTCAGTGCATGGACAGAAAGAGCTTTGGCATGAGAAACTTCTTTGCTTCAATCTAGCAGGCCCCTCGAAAAAGAGGCCTCATTTTCTTCCACAGGTCATCTACAGGTATCATAGAGTCGACTAGGTAACAAAATTAGTGGATATAGATCTTCCACCAAGCTTGTCGGTTGATTGTTATCTCAAGCCCCTCCTAACATTGGAGACCTTGGTCGGAAGCCAAGACGGTTTTTGATAGCTTCATCAGCCTGATCGACTGGAGACAGCGTGTTTCCTTTATGGACGTGATTATCGTTTCCGTATCT
Proteins encoded in this window:
- a CDS encoding IMP-specific 5'-nucleotidase 1, with the protein product MTTRYRVEYALKTHRRDQFIEWVKGLLAVPFVLYSQPTGVFGDGPSVTQMAEEAHRRYAEIMRDVELMIDDHISRQQDDTMLPSKLRMLIPTAGPFFTRLPLEAAFKYQDRKRYISSRRFVAPSFNDVRQILNSAQSMAVTNGSLQLATFDGDVTLYDDGFNLEPSSPVIPRLLDLLRKNIKIGIVTAAGYTSADRYYERLHGLLDAITESTDLDPIQKQNIVIMGGEANYLFEYSPSSPYKLAPVPRTQWLTPEMASWSDADITRLLDVAEGALRDCVNNLNLPAMIMRKDRAVGIIPKTPGTRIARESLEETVLVVQRILELSSLGSSEERPTKHRPNSPPIPPSVASQSRRVPFCAFNGGNDVFVDIGDKSWGVTVCQQWFGSKENGGAIRGENTLHVGDQFLSAGSNDFKARSVGTTAWIASPAETVELLDELADLMQKKLS
- a CDS encoding related to calcium-binding protein caleosin — protein: MTESNKLNNDLTESTYVKVCSDHSETQLRQTVTSKYKGEKLSPLQKHVQFWDRDNDGIINPWDVYNGFRELGFGLFFSTGSLLIPIFFSYPTRLGHSWLPDPLFRIYVNDIHKAKHGSDTGIFDFDGNFSPERFEQMFQRFDTSGDRGLNADDLWRLWAKDRCAADPAGWTFAFMEWWTTYVLLQDDGVVKRDDLRACYDGSLFWRIKNERERRSQCMDRKSFGMRNFFASI